A stretch of DNA from Deltaproteobacteria bacterium:
GGGCCGGTACAGGGCGCGGAGGAACGACACCGCCTCTTCGCTGTCCGTGCCGAACACGACACGATCCGGCCGCATGAAGTCACCGATGGCCGAACCCTCCCTGAGAAACTCGGGGTTCGAGGCCGTGGCGAAACGGGCCGACGGATTCGCCTCGCGGATGATCCTCCCAACTTCCCTGGCTGTGCCGACGGGAACGGTGGACTTGGTCACGACGACGGTGAAATGATCCGGCGTCAGGTAGGCCGCCGTGTCCCGAGCGGCCTGGTAAACATGGGTGAGGTCCGCGTGGCCGTCCCCGCGGCGGGATGGCGTGCCGACGGCGATAAAAACCGCGTCGGCCCCGACTTCACATTCCGGCAGGCTCGACGCGAAGCTCAAGCGGCCGGCGGCGACGTTCCGGGCCACCAGGTCGTCGAGGCCGGGTTCGTAAATCGGCATCACCCCGTCCCGCAGTCTCGAGAGCTTTCTCTCATCCGGATCGACACAGGTTACATCCACGCCGAATTCGGCGAAGCATGCCCCTGAAACCAGGCCGACATACCCCGCACCGAGCATCACAATCCTCATGCCCCCACCTCCTGTCCCTGTTTGTTTTATGCGCAGACTATATAATCGATCGGGGAGGTCAAGGCAAGGTGCATCCTCGCCCCCACGCCTCTCCGCCCCCAATGCGTTACGTTTAAGACTTCTCACATTCGTTCGAAGTGACAGGGGGGCGTCATTTCTGAGGAACCACCCCATTTTTATTTAGAGAGGCATCCAGCCACGTCATTGCGAGGCGCGCTCACCCATGCCATTTCGAGGCGCT
This window harbors:
- a CDS encoding UDP-glucose/GDP-mannose dehydrogenase family protein, with protein sequence MRIVMLGAGYVGLVSGACFAEFGVDVTCVDPDERKLSRLRDGVMPIYEPGLDDLVARNVAAGRLSFASSLPECEVGADAVFIAVGTPSRRGDGHADLTHVYQAARDTAAYLTPDHFTVVVTKSTVPVGTAREVGRIIREANPSARFATASNPEFLREGSAIGDFMRPDRVVFGTDSEEAVSFLRALYRPLYLLDTPIVQTTLETAELAKYASNAFLATKVTFINEMADLCERVGANVQDVARGIGLDGRIGRKFLHAGPGYGGSCFPKDTLALIETAKRAGSPVRIVETVVDINNRRKRSMASRVIAAAGGDVRGKTVAVLGVSFKPNTDDMRESVALDVIPALQAAGAVVRAFDPAAMEEACRLLPGVT